The genomic region TGATTTTGGGGCCGCTTGGCAGCAGTTTCGCTTTCTGAGCATATCGCCCGATCTGGCACTACAGCCGATCCGGGAGGTGTTGCAAGACCCAACGCTGATGGAGGCGGTGATGCTGGGCGATCTGCAGCATGCGGAGGGATTCGGGAATGTGTATGAACAGAGATATATCGCCAAGCCTCCCGAATTGCTGACGGCGGTGATCAACCCCCGAAGCCTGTTCGATCGATATCGACAAGCCTTTTGGAAAACCGGATATTTGAAGCGGTTGCGATCATTGGGCGGGTTTATTGAAGGCTGATCGGAGCAGATCAGTGATGGTCCCAACGGTCATGACCTGCGGATATCGTCCATACTTTCGATTGTGGCCAACGGGAGGTTTTCGTTGACACAAACTTCGTGTCACAGTATATTTGTGTCATGAAAAACGTGACCATTACGCTCGACGAAAAGGTTGCCCACTGGGCCCGCGTGTGGGCTGCAGAGCGCAACATAAGCGTCTCCCGATTCGTTGGACAACTCCTTGAAACGAAGATGCGCGAAGAATCAGGCTATGACATGGCCATGACCCAATTTTTGTCTGTCCCGCCCCAGTCCTTAAAGAAAAAGGGGCGCTATCCCTCCCGCGACGCGCTACATGAACGAGCTGACCTTCGTTGATACAAATGTCCTCGTGTATTGTCGAGATGCCGACGAACGAGACAAGCAACCCGGCGCTCAGGCCTGGCTCGAGGCCCTCTGGCGTTTCCGAACAGGCCGAGTCAGCATCCAGGTTCTCGCTGAATACTACGTGACGGTCACTCGCAAGCTCGACCCTGGTCTGAGCGTTGATCGTGCCAGAGCCGATGTCGCAACGCTCCGCGCGTGGAGGCCTGCTGCTCTCGATTATGGAGCTCTTGAGGCAGCCTGGACCATACAGAATCGACATCGACTCTCGTGGTGGGACGCCTTGATTGTTGCGGCCGCGCAACGTCTGGGTTGCAGGTATCTGTTGAGCGAGGATTTCCAGGATCGACAACGGTTCGAGGAGCTCGAGGTCATCAATCCCTTCCTGCATGCCCCGGAAAAGATTCTGGGCTTGCCGTAAGCAGATGCACGATGTTATGACTGCGAATACTCGCGGTTTGTCCAATATCTCTCACCATCCGCTCCAGCCCCCGCGCGTGTCATGACGATACTCCTGATTGGGGCTGATGGGCAGTTGGGGAGCGAGCTGCGGCAGGCGTTCAGCGATCAGGACCTGGTGCCGCTGACCCACGCTGATCTTGAACTGACCGACCCGGCTCGCGTGCTGGAGCTCGTGCGTCAGTACCGGCCCGGTCTGATCCTGAATACTGCAGCCTATCATCGGGTCGATGAGTGTGAAGGCTTTCCAGAACGCGCCTTTGCTGTGAACGCCGTAGCAATCAGGGATCTGGCCATCGCCGCCAAGGAAATCGGAGCGGCACTTGTTCATTTCAGCACTGACTATGTCTTTGACGGCAGGCAGCGAAACCCCTATCGAGAAGTCGATCCGCCTGGACCGCTGAGTGTATACGCGACCTCGAAACTGGCCGGCGAGCACCTCGTCATGGCTGTGCTGCCACAGCACTTTGTGATACGAACCAGCGGGCTGTACGGTCCGGCAGGCCGCCGCAACAAGACGGGGAATTTCGTCGAGACGATGCTTCGCCTGGCGCGGGAGGGGCGAGAGATTCGGGTGGTGGGCGACCAGATCGTCACCCCCACGAGCGCCGAGGATCTGGCGCGGAAGGTCCGGCAATTGGTGGAGACCGGCGCCTATGGGCTCTACCACATCACGAACAACGGGGAATGTTCATGGCACCAGTTTGCGTCGGCGATCTTTGATATGACCGGCCTGCATCCCCGCCTACAGGAAACGACCGCCGCCGCGTTCGCCGCCCCTGCCCGCCGCCCCGCGTACTCCGTCCTGGATAATGCGAATCTGCGATCACTTGGACTCGATGATCTGCGACATTGGCGCGAGGCCCTTGCCGACTACCTTGCCAAGCGCGCACGGCTGCTCGACCAGGTGTAAACCCTCCGTTGGTTTGACACCCACGTACGTGAGTATTAGAGTATTGCGAAGGGCAGCCATTCAACGAGGCGACAAGCCTGCCGAAGCGATCCATGGAAGTATCTCGCAGGGTTAAGAGGGGGCAGGGATCGGACGTTCTGAGGTGAAGGAGAAGATGTTGTGACTGATCATCGAGTGGCGGTGGGGATCATCAACTACGGTGATTACCGGCATCTGCCTGCCTGTCTGGATAGCGTCAAGCGACAGACACTCCCGCCTGACCGGATTATCCTGCTCGATAACCAGAGTCGCACCGATGAGATCGGTCCTATCGCCAGGGCGTATCCGGAAGTACAGATCCTGGGGATGCAGGATAACCTGGGGTACAGTGGCGGAGCTAACCGCATCATCCGCGAGGCGAACGGGGGTGAAGACATTGTGTTGCTCAACCCCGATGTGGTGCTCGATCAACGGCATCTGGAGGAGCTGATCCTGGCGATGCAATCGAATCCCGGCGCCGGCGCGGTGGGCGGCAAGCTCCTGCTGGGCGATTCCCAGGTCGACGGCAGGCTGTGCGGTGACGCGCCACGGATACTTGATACCACAGGACACCTGATCTTTCGGAGTCGGCGGGTCATCGATAGAGCCCATGGTGAGCCGGATGTGGGGCAGCATGACGCGCCAGAGGAGATCTTTAGTGTCTGTGGGGCGGCGGTCTTGTATAGCAGGTCGATGCTCGAGGATATCCGGATCGATGGGGAGTGTTTCGACGAGGACTTCTTTGCCTATAAGGAGGACGTCGATATCTGCTGGCGGGCTCAGTTGCTTGGATGGACCGCGCTCTACCACCCCGCAGCGACCGCTCACCACCTCAGGGGATGGAAACGCGGCGACAACCGGCGACGCGTCTCCCGGCTTCGAAAATATCACTCCTTCAAAAATTATTTCTTATTGATGATCAAGAATGAACTCCCGGTGCTGTTACGACGGGATGTCCTGCCGATTCTCCGACTGGGGATGTGCGCCATGGCCTACGTAACCCTTGCGGAACCTGCCCTTTGGAGGTCGGTGTTGGATCTGAGGCGGTATTGGCCGAGGGCTCGCCGCAAGCGGGGTATTATCATGGCGCGCCGCCGCGTCTCAGCGGACAGGATCGGTCGCTGGTTCGTGTAGATCCATGATATTGGCTGAGGTAAAGGTTGCGCTGATTCACGACTGGCTGACTGGGATGCGCGGCGGAGAGCGCTGTTTGGAGTCGCTCTGCGAGCTCTTTCCAGGGGCCGATATTTTCACCCTGCTGCACATGAAGGGGAGCGTATCGAAGGCCATCGAAGAACGGCGGATCCGGACGTCGGTTATCCAGACGTTACCGTGTGCTGCCACCTGCTATCGTTACTATCTGCCTCTCTTCCCGTGGGCCATTGAGCAGTTCACGCTCGATGGGTACGATCTGGTCATTTCCAGCAGCCACTGTGTAGCCAAGGGGGTAAAACCACCGTCCCGGGCGCTTCACATTGCATATGTGCATACCCCGATGCGGTATATCTGGGATATGCGAAATGCCTATGCGGCCCCCGGACGTATGGGTCCGGCATCCAGGCTTCTGTTGCGCACTGTCACCGGACGTTTGCGGCGGTGGGATGTTGCGGTCAACAGCCGTGTCGATCATTTTGTGGCCAACTCGCTTCACGTGGCCCATCGGATTCGACGCCACTACAATCGGGAGGCGACTGTGATCTATCCTCCGGTCGAAACCGCACGCTTTCATATCGCCGGGCGGACGGATGATTACTATCTGGTGGCCGGGGCCTTCGCCCCGTATAAGCGGATTGATCTCGCCATCGAGGCCTTCAACCGACTGCGGCGACGTCTGGTGATCGTGGGCGATGGCCAGGAGGGGAGTCGTCTGCGGCGGTTAGCCGGCCCTACCATCGAATTCCTGGGCCAGCGGTCCGACCGCGAGGTTGCCGACCTGCTCAGCCGCTGCCGCGCGCTGGTGTTTCCTGGCGAAGAGGATTTCGGCATCCTCCCCGTCGAAGCCATGGCCTCCGGACGGCCGGTCATCGCATATGGGAGGGGCGGTGTGACGGAGACCGTGATACCGTTAAACCGTTCAACGTTCAACGTTCAACGTTCAGAGTCACAACACGCCTTCAGCCTTCAGCCTTCAGCCTTCAGCCCTGACCCTTGCACTCCCACGGGCGTATTCTTCTACGAACAAACTGTTGAGGAGTTAATCCGGGCTGTCGATTTTTTTGAGCGGTCATCCGATCGATTCGATCCGGAGGCGCTTCGTGCGCATGCTCTCATCTTCGACCGTTCGAACTTTGAAAAGCGGATGATCGCCTTCGTGTCCGAATGCTACGAGACCTGGAAGCGACGAACTCCATAAATAGCATGAGGTGCGAAATCTCCCCACCCCCCCGAAATCCCCCCTCGCCCCCCTTTGATAAAGGGGGGGTTGGGGGATTTGATAGGGGGGCTTTGGATTTAGGGAGTTAGGGTGCGAACAACTACCGACCTTAACCCTATCCGGCCATGCTGAAACGCCACAGCGAGTTTATCGAAAGTCTTATGCTGCTCGCCGATCTGCTGGTGATCAGCGCCAGTTGGCTCGGCTCGTACTATTTCCGCTTCTATTGGGGCCCGATTCTGGTCTACCGCGATATTCCTGATATCCGTCCATACCTCCTGCTGCTTGGCCTCATTGTCGTCGTCTGGGGCGTCGCGTTTAAGGCCTTCGGGTTGTATCGTCCAAAGCGGATCTCGTCCCGGCTCGCCGAGGTGAGGGATATTGCCAGGGCCTGCACCCTTGCGGTCTTGATTCTCATTGCGGCGACGTTCTTTCTTAAGCAGTTTGAATTTTCGCGCATTGTGATTGCCTGTTTCTGGGTCTTCAGCATCGTGTCGGTTAGCCTCGTCAGGAGCAGCTTCCGCGAGGTTCTCCGCTTCACCAGACGCAGCGGCTACAATCTCCGCCATGTCCTGATTGTCGGCGAAGGGGCATTGGCGCGAAAGGTTGCAGAAAGGATTCGCGCCCGTCCGGAATTGGGATTTCGCATCAAGGGGCTCCTGGTCGGAGACCGGAACCTGGTTGGGCAACAGGTTGACGGAATGAGCGTTCTCGGCACCTATGAGCAGGCGGGGGAACTGGCGGAAGCGCTGTCGATCGATCGAGTGTTTATCGCCATACCGCTGGAAGCCTACGGGCGAATGGAGGCGATCCTTAGAAGTCTGGAGAACGGGGTTGCCGCCATTAGTGCCGTACCGGATCTCCACCAGTATATGACCTTGCGCGGTGGAGTGGAAGAGTTTGACGGCCTGCCCCTCATCAGTCTGCAGGAGTCGCCCCATTACGGGTGGAACCTGGTCGGTAAGAGGTCGCTGGACATTGCATTGTCGACTGTAGCCCTTCTAATCACCGGGCCGCTGCTGCTCTTGGTCGCGGCGATTATTAAGCTGACATCGTCAGGCCCGGTCCTGTACCGTCAAGAACGCATGGGCCTCGACGGCAGAACCTTCCAGATGTTGAAGTTCCGGTCGATGCGGAACGACGCGGAGGATGACACCGGCCCCGTATGGGCCGCACGCGATGATGAACGTCGAACGGGGATCGGCGCCCTGCTCCGCCGGACCTCGCTGGATGAACTGCCGCAACTGGTGAATGTGCTCAAGGGGGAGATGAGTCTGGTTGGTCCCAGACCGGAACGGCCGGTCTTCATTGAGGAGTTTCGGAAACGGATCCCACGGTACATGCTGCGACATAAGGTGAAAGCGGGCATCACCGGGTGGGCTCAGGTGAATGGGTGGAGAGGCGATACCTCCATCGAGAAACGTATCGAATGTGACCTGTTTTATATCGAGAACTGGTCATTATTTTTCGATCTCAGGATTCTCTGGCTGAGTTTTTGGAAGGGGTTTATCCACAGGAATGCCATGTGAGAGTTTCTAGTTTCTAGTTGCGAGTGTTGAGTTGAGTACTTGCAACCCAGGGTCCGAAACTAAAAACTCAAAACTAAAAACCGTACCTACTTGGGAGGTCTTATGAAAGTACTGGTCACGGGAGGGGCAGGTTTTATCGGGTCACACGTTGTGGACGCGTTGGTGAAAGAGGGTCATAGTGTCGCCGTGGTGGACGATCTTTCGATGGGAAAACGAGAGCAGGTTCATCCGTCGGCGCGCTTTTACCCGGCAGACATCCGTAACCGTCAGACGCTGGAGGAGGTCTTTCGCATCGAGCGCCCGGAGGTGGTCAACCATCATGCGGCCCAGGTTGACCTGCGCCGGTCGATGACTGAACCGTCGTTCGACGCCTCCGTAAATATCGTTGGCTCACTGAATCTGCTTGAGCTTGCCCTGGCCTACGAGGCAAGAAAATTTATCAACATCTCGTCGGGAGGAGCCGTCTACGGTGAACCCCAGCGGCTGCCCGTTGACGAGTGCCATCCGATCCGTCCGATGTCCGCGTACGGGGTGAGTAAATACACCGTGGAGCAATATCTGCGCCTCTTCGACGGGTCTGGGCTGGATTGCTCGATCCTACGGTACGCCAATGTCTACGGTCCGCGGCAGGACCCTGCCGGGGAGGCAGGCGTCGTGGCGATCTTCAGCCGGCAGATGCTCGCCGGCGAGCGTCCGACGATTTTCGGCGACGGCACGAAGACGCGAGACTACGTCTACGTCGACGACATCGTTGCGGCGAACCTCTTGGCAATGGCCGAGAAGCAGGCCTCAGGGCGAAGCTATAATATCGGTCTGGGGCGCGAGGTCAGCGACCGGCAGATCTTTGAGTCGGTGCGCAGGGCGGTGGGCGCCGCACTGGAGCCGATTCTGGCGTCGAAACGACCCGGAGAGATCGACAGGATCTGTCTGGATGCCTCCTTGGCCAAGGCAGAGTTGGGCTGGGAGCCGACCATCTTCCTTGAAGAGGGGATCGCCAGGACGGTCGCCTTTTACCGGGGATGACGGTGTCCGGACAGAGCGGAAAGAGGTTGAATTTTCTCACAAGTTCCGCTACTCTGACCCATAAAAGGTATCAGAGAATACGGCTTCGTGAGGGGGGTGCAGTTATTCGGTATCGACAGATTGTGACCCGTTTTCCCAAGAAGCAGCTCCTCGTCCTTGGAGATATTATGATGGATGAGTATATCTGGGGGAGCGTGTCGCGGCTTTCCCCCGAGGCGCCGGTCCCGGTGGTGGAGGTAAAGGCCGAGAGTTGTCGTCTGGGTGGGGGGGGTAATGTGGCGGCCAACATTCAATCATTGGGCGGACAGGCGGTCCTGGTGGGGGTGGTCGGCAACGATCTGCCGGGAGAACGTCTGATTCACGCGATTGAGGCGGCCGGAGTGAAGACCGACGGGGTGGTTGTAGATCGCGCTCGCCCGACCACCGTCAAGACCAGAGTCATAGCGGGGAGCCAGCAGATTGTCCGCTTCGACCGGGAGAGCATGTCCGATCTCTCGAAGGAGGCGGTGGATCGGCTGCTTGAGATCGTCGAGAGGCGACTCACTGACACGGATGGGGTACTGATCTCAGATTACGCCAAGGGAGTGATCAGCAAGCGGGTCGCGCGGCACATCCTCTCTCTCGCAAAACGTTACCGGAAAGTTGTGGTTGTCGATCCGAAGGTTCATCATTTCCCCCTCTACAAGGGCGCTACCGTCATTACCCCCAACCATCACGAGGCCTTAGCCTTTGCCCATCTTCCCGCATGGGGACAAGAGGATATGCTTGCCGTTGCGGGAAGAGAGCTGCTCAGGAAACTTGAGGTTACGGCGATATTGGTCACCAGGGGCGAGGCAGGGATGTCGCTCTTTGAGGATGGACGAGTCACCCATATTCCGGCGGTCGCAAAGGAGGTCTATGATGTCACAGGGGCTGGAGATACCGTCTTGGCAGCCCTTGCGTTGGCCATGGCATCCGGCGCCTCCCTGCGAGAGGCGGCCGTCATCGCCAACCATGCCGCCGGTGTTGTGGTGGGACGAGCCGGGACGGCTACCATCAGCCGTGAGGAGTTGGTGGACGCACTTAAAGACAGGGTATAGGGTTTAGGGTCTGGGGTACAGGGTGAGAAAATAACTAAGAAGACTTCTCTAACCCCCAAACCCCATACCCCAAACCCTGTTTTGTGGGGGAGAGATCGGTGCCGACAAAATTCATCTTTGTGACCGGCGGCGTACTGTCATCGCTCGGGAAGGGTTTAGCCTCCGCCTCTATCGGCTGTTTGCTGGAAAGCCGGGGCGTCAAGGTGACGATACTGAAATGCGATCCCTATATCAATATCGATCCCGGGACCATGAACCCTTTCCAGCATGGGGAGGTATTTGTCACCGATGATGGCGCTGAGACCGACCTTGACCTGGGGCATTACGAGCGGTTTACCGACCATGTGATGACCAAGTGGAACAACGTCACTGCCGGGCAGATCTACCATTCGGTCATCACGAAAGAGCGGCACGGAGACTATTTGGGCGCCACAGTTCAGGTCATCCCACATATCACCGACGAGATCAAGCGCGCGATCCATCGGGTGGCGGCAGGCGTGGATGTCGTGATCGTCGAGGTCGGCGGGACGGTCGGCGATATTGAGAGCCTGCCGTTCCTCGAGGCGATCCGGCAGTTCAGGAGCGACGTCGGGCGGGAGAACGTCCTGTATATCCACCTGACGTTGGTTCCGTATATTGCGCCGGCCGGCGAGCTGAAATCGAAGCCGACCCAGCACAGCGTGAAGGAGCTGCTTCAGATCGGGATCCAGCCGGATATCCTGCTGTGCCGGACTGACCGGATGCTCCCCAAAGACCTGAAAGCCAAGGTCGCGCTGTTCTGTAACGTATCTGAGAAGGCGGTTATCACTGCGAAGGATGTAGGCAACATCTATGAGGTGCCGCTGGTCCTGCGCAGCGAGGGATTGGATGCCATTATTGCCGAGATGCTCAGCCTGCCGCACACCGAGGCCGACCTGAGCGCCTGGGAGACCATTGTTCGGAAGGTGAAGGAATCGACGACCGGCGTCACGATCGCGGTGGTCGGCAAATACCTCGAGCTCAAAGACTCGTATAAGAGCTTGACCGAGGCGATCATCCACGGCGGCATTGCCAATGATTGTCGCGTCCATATCAAGGCAGTCGATGCGGAGGTGGTGGCACGCGACGGCCCAAAGGAGCATCTGCACGATGTTGCGGGTATCCTTGTTCCTGGAGGCTTCGGCATTCGAGGGATCGAGGGAAAGGTTGCGGCGATCGCCTTTGCCCGAGAAGAGCGCATTCCGTTCTTCGGGATCTGTCTGGGGATGCAGTGCGCGGTCATCGAATTTGCCAGGCACGTGTGCGGCCTGCAGGGCGCCAACAGCCGCGAGTTTGATCCGAACTCCCCACACCCGGTTATCGATCTCATGCCTGAACAGCGAGGCATTACCAGCTTGGGAGGGACCATGCGGCTTGGGGCGTACCCATGCCGTATCGTCGCGCCGTCTGTTGCCCACCAGGTCTATGGGACCACTGAGATCAGCGAACGCCACCGCCATCGCTACGAGGTCAACAATGACTATCGGGATATCCTGGAGCGTCACGGCATGAGGCTCAGCGGCTTTTCGCCCGACAATATGCTGGTGGAGATGATCGAG from Candidatus Methylomirabilis lanthanidiphila harbors:
- the vapC_4 gene encoding tRNA(fMet)-specific endonuclease VapC, yielding MNELTFVDTNVLVYCRDADERDKQPGAQAWLEALWRFRTGRVSIQVLAEYYVTVTRKLDPGLSVDRARADVATLRAWRPAALDYGALEAAWTIQNRHRLSWWDALIVAAAQRLGCRYLLSEDFQDRQRFEELEVINPFLHAPEKILGLP
- a CDS encoding Spore coat polysaccharide biosynthesis protein spsK; its protein translation is MTILLIGADGQLGSELRQAFSDQDLVPLTHADLELTDPARVLELVRQYRPGLILNTAAYHRVDECEGFPERAFAVNAVAIRDLAIAAKEIGAALVHFSTDYVFDGRQRNPYREVDPPGPLSVYATSKLAGEHLVMAVLPQHFVIRTSGLYGPAGRRNKTGNFVETMLRLAREGREIRVVGDQIVTPTSAEDLARKVRQLVETGAYGLYHITNNGECSWHQFASAIFDMTGLHPRLQETTAAAFAAPARRPAYSVLDNANLRSLGLDDLRHWREALADYLAKRARLLDQV
- a CDS encoding Glycosyl transferase, family 2 is translated as MTDHRVAVGIINYGDYRHLPACLDSVKRQTLPPDRIILLDNQSRTDEIGPIARAYPEVQILGMQDNLGYSGGANRIIREANGGEDIVLLNPDVVLDQRHLEELILAMQSNPGAGAVGGKLLLGDSQVDGRLCGDAPRILDTTGHLIFRSRRVIDRAHGEPDVGQHDAPEEIFSVCGAAVLYSRSMLEDIRIDGECFDEDFFAYKEDVDICWRAQLLGWTALYHPAATAHHLRGWKRGDNRRRVSRLRKYHSFKNYFLLMIKNELPVLLRRDVLPILRLGMCAMAYVTLAEPALWRSVLDLRRYWPRARRKRGIIMARRRVSADRIGRWFV
- a CDS encoding glycosyl transferase family 1 — translated: MILAEVKVALIHDWLTGMRGGERCLESLCELFPGADIFTLLHMKGSVSKAIEERRIRTSVIQTLPCAATCYRYYLPLFPWAIEQFTLDGYDLVISSSHCVAKGVKPPSRALHIAYVHTPMRYIWDMRNAYAAPGRMGPASRLLLRTVTGRLRRWDVAVNSRVDHFVANSLHVAHRIRRHYNREATVIYPPVETARFHIAGRTDDYYLVAGAFAPYKRIDLAIEAFNRLRRRLVIVGDGQEGSRLRRLAGPTIEFLGQRSDREVADLLSRCRALVFPGEEDFGILPVEAMASGRPVIAYGRGGVTETVIPLNRSTFNVQRSESQHAFSLQPSAFSPDPCTPTGVFFYEQTVEELIRAVDFFERSSDRFDPEALRAHALIFDRSNFEKRMIAFVSECYETWKRRTP
- a CDS encoding UDP-phosphate glucose phosphotransferase, producing the protein MLKRHSEFIESLMLLADLLVISASWLGSYYFRFYWGPILVYRDIPDIRPYLLLLGLIVVVWGVAFKAFGLYRPKRISSRLAEVRDIARACTLAVLILIAATFFLKQFEFSRIVIACFWVFSIVSVSLVRSSFREVLRFTRRSGYNLRHVLIVGEGALARKVAERIRARPELGFRIKGLLVGDRNLVGQQVDGMSVLGTYEQAGELAEALSIDRVFIAIPLEAYGRMEAILRSLENGVAAISAVPDLHQYMTLRGGVEEFDGLPLISLQESPHYGWNLVGKRSLDIALSTVALLITGPLLLLVAAIIKLTSSGPVLYRQERMGLDGRTFQMLKFRSMRNDAEDDTGPVWAARDDERRTGIGALLRRTSLDELPQLVNVLKGEMSLVGPRPERPVFIEEFRKRIPRYMLRHKVKAGITGWAQVNGWRGDTSIEKRIECDLFYIENWSLFFDLRILWLSFWKGFIHRNAM
- a CDS encoding UDP-glucose 4-epimerase, which gives rise to MKVLVTGGAGFIGSHVVDALVKEGHSVAVVDDLSMGKREQVHPSARFYPADIRNRQTLEEVFRIERPEVVNHHAAQVDLRRSMTEPSFDASVNIVGSLNLLELALAYEARKFINISSGGAVYGEPQRLPVDECHPIRPMSAYGVSKYTVEQYLRLFDGSGLDCSILRYANVYGPRQDPAGEAGVVAIFSRQMLAGERPTIFGDGTKTRDYVYVDDIVAANLLAMAEKQASGRSYNIGLGREVSDRQIFESVRRAVGAALEPILASKRPGEIDRICLDASLAKAELGWEPTIFLEEGIARTVAFYRG
- a CDS encoding ribokinase, coding for MTVSGQSGKRLNFLTSSATLTHKRYQRIRLREGGAVIRYRQIVTRFPKKQLLVLGDIMMDEYIWGSVSRLSPEAPVPVVEVKAESCRLGGGGNVAANIQSLGGQAVLVGVVGNDLPGERLIHAIEAAGVKTDGVVVDRARPTTVKTRVIAGSQQIVRFDRESMSDLSKEAVDRLLEIVERRLTDTDGVLISDYAKGVISKRVARHILSLAKRYRKVVVVDPKVHHFPLYKGATVITPNHHEALAFAHLPAWGQEDMLAVAGRELLRKLEVTAILVTRGEAGMSLFEDGRVTHIPAVAKEVYDVTGAGDTVLAALALAMASGASLREAAVIANHAAGVVVGRAGTATISREELVDALKDRV
- the pyrG gene encoding CTP synthase; protein product: MPTKFIFVTGGVLSSLGKGLASASIGCLLESRGVKVTILKCDPYINIDPGTMNPFQHGEVFVTDDGAETDLDLGHYERFTDHVMTKWNNVTAGQIYHSVITKERHGDYLGATVQVIPHITDEIKRAIHRVAAGVDVVIVEVGGTVGDIESLPFLEAIRQFRSDVGRENVLYIHLTLVPYIAPAGELKSKPTQHSVKELLQIGIQPDILLCRTDRMLPKDLKAKVALFCNVSEKAVITAKDVGNIYEVPLVLRSEGLDAIIAEMLSLPHTEADLSAWETIVRKVKESTTGVTIAVVGKYLELKDSYKSLTEAIIHGGIANDCRVHIKAVDAEVVARDGPKEHLHDVAGILVPGGFGIRGIEGKVAAIAFAREERIPFFGICLGMQCAVIEFARHVCGLQGANSREFDPNSPHPVIDLMPEQRGITSLGGTMRLGAYPCRIVAPSVAHQVYGTTEISERHRHRYEVNNDYRDILERHGMRLSGFSPDNMLVEMIELPDHPWFVGGQFHPEFKSGPKRPHPLFREFIKASLQQQQNRV